One Sphingobacteriales bacterium genomic window carries:
- a CDS encoding MerR family transcriptional regulator, giving the protein MKLIHEIAEESGVPIHTIRYYEQYGLLRGERKTEVSSNNYKYYPDSVVEKLAFIQEAKAIGFSLTDIKELMQVWDSKILSAAQKKSLLQSKIEHIEQKIRQLKQVKKMLEDAIGNF; this is encoded by the coding sequence ATGAAACTCATTCACGAAATAGCAGAAGAAAGCGGTGTGCCTATCCATACCATTCGCTACTACGAGCAATACGGCTTGTTGCGGGGCGAGCGCAAAACAGAAGTGAGCAGCAACAATTACAAATATTACCCCGACAGTGTGGTAGAAAAACTCGCTTTTATTCAGGAAGCTAAAGCCATCGGTTTTTCGCTCACCGACATCAAAGAATTGATGCAGGTGTGGGACAGCAAAATTTTGTCGGCAGCACAAAAAAAATCGCTCCTCCAATCAAAAATCGAACATATTGAACAAAAAATACGGCAATTGAAACAAGTAAAAAAAATGTTGGAAGATGCCATCGGTAATTTTTAA
- a CDS encoding helix-hairpin-helix domain-containing protein, with protein sequence MLEATDYPLFLLYMMSRFLLLIFALCVACTLQAQEDVAPADFIELLAEDLSLGEEGLEYDAILEYLNELQNAPLDLNTATAEELSETRLLNDLQVNSLVQYRQTVGELINQYEMQAVPNWDLPTIRKILPFIKVKGDLDDYQVPLLRQLYQGDDQLILRWSRTLQTQEGYRKTDTLADGTPAAPYLGSPDKIYFRYRHQYANRLSYGITAEKDAGEEFFQGTQSQGFDFYSAHLFVKGNGIMQQLALGDFEARFGQGLVMWSGLAFGKSAESIRISRQGTRLRPYTSVAEYQFLRGAAATFQFKNIECTVLASRKAIDRGSKSDTVRIDDDGIIIDDEFQDGDVLYNIVEDGLHNTLTDIDNKNALQQTDIAAHVRYKGRQFQVGASGLRTSFDENLDLSNGQTYSQYRFKGEALLGGSVDYRWTWRNVHFFGEAAMTDKGGTAFVNGMMASLHPSFDMSLLYRNISKDYFTFYATPFAESVGGMGEQGTYIGFSFTPIRNWRINGYFDMFRNRWLRSDSDAPAYGYDQLVQATYAPNKILEIQVRYKSETKQKNVNSLTQVLEGAQMTYLEEETIDNFRVNVAYKLNKSLTLKSRIAISGYDRASTEKEHGYLLFQDIDWHPFGKRYSIKARYAFFDTPTYNTRIYAYENDVLYSYSVPPYYGRGTRWYAVLRYKVLRNLDIWLRYARTDFDDRTVISSGNNQINGSARDDVRAQIRWKF encoded by the coding sequence TTGTTAGAAGCGACAGATTATCCGCTTTTTTTGTTGTATATGATGAGCCGTTTTTTACTGTTAATATTTGCCTTATGTGTAGCTTGCACTCTGCAAGCCCAAGAAGATGTTGCACCTGCCGATTTTATTGAGTTGTTGGCTGAGGATTTATCGTTGGGCGAAGAGGGTTTGGAATATGATGCTATTCTGGAATACCTGAACGAATTGCAAAATGCTCCTTTAGACCTCAACACCGCCACCGCCGAAGAACTCAGCGAAACGCGCCTGCTCAACGACCTTCAGGTCAATAGTTTGGTTCAATATCGCCAAACGGTCGGCGAACTCATCAACCAATACGAAATGCAAGCCGTTCCGAATTGGGATTTGCCCACCATTCGTAAAATACTTCCTTTTATAAAAGTGAAAGGCGATTTGGACGACTACCAAGTGCCTTTGTTGCGCCAACTCTATCAGGGCGATGACCAGCTTATATTGCGTTGGTCGCGTACCTTGCAAACGCAGGAGGGCTACCGCAAAACCGACACGCTCGCCGATGGCACGCCCGCTGCTCCCTATCTCGGCAGCCCCGACAAAATTTATTTTCGCTATCGCCACCAATACGCCAACCGCCTCAGCTACGGTATAACGGCAGAAAAAGATGCCGGAGAGGAGTTTTTTCAAGGTACGCAGTCGCAGGGTTTTGATTTTTATTCAGCGCACCTTTTTGTAAAAGGAAACGGTATTATGCAGCAGTTGGCACTCGGCGATTTTGAAGCCCGCTTCGGGCAGGGTTTGGTGATGTGGAGCGGTTTGGCATTTGGGAAGTCAGCAGAGAGTATCCGCATTTCGCGGCAGGGAACGCGCTTGCGCCCTTATACTTCGGTGGCAGAGTATCAGTTTTTGCGCGGTGCTGCCGCCACTTTTCAATTCAAAAACATAGAATGTACGGTATTGGCTTCGCGCAAAGCCATTGACAGAGGCTCTAAATCGGATACCGTGCGCATTGATGATGACGGTATTATCATTGATGATGAATTTCAAGATGGTGATGTGCTGTATAATATAGTAGAAGACGGTTTGCACAATACCTTGACGGATATAGATAATAAAAATGCGCTCCAACAAACCGATATAGCAGCACATGTGCGCTACAAAGGCAGACAATTTCAGGTGGGAGCTTCGGGTTTGCGCACGTCTTTTGACGAAAATCTGGATTTGAGTAACGGACAAACTTATAGCCAGTACCGTTTCAAAGGTGAGGCTCTGTTGGGCGGCAGTGTAGATTATCGCTGGACGTGGCGCAATGTGCACTTTTTCGGCGAGGCAGCAATGACGGATAAAGGCGGCACCGCCTTTGTAAACGGAATGATGGCGAGTTTGCACCCTTCTTTTGATATGTCTTTGTTGTATCGCAATATATCCAAAGATTATTTCACTTTTTACGCCACACCTTTTGCCGAGTCGGTGGGCGGTATGGGCGAGCAAGGCACTTATATTGGATTTTCTTTTACACCCATTCGCAACTGGCGCATCAACGGCTACTTTGATATGTTTCGCAATCGCTGGCTGCGCTCCGACTCCGATGCGCCCGCCTACGGCTACGACCAATTGGTGCAAGCCACTTATGCACCCAATAAAATTTTAGAAATTCAGGTGCGTTATAAATCCGAAACCAAACAAAAAAATGTAAACAGCCTTACTCAAGTGCTCGAAGGGGCACAAATGACCTATTTGGAAGAAGAAACAATAGATAATTTTCGGGTAAATGTGGCGTACAAACTCAATAAATCGCTCACGCTCAAAAGCCGTATCGCCATCAGCGGCTACGACCGCGCCTCCACCGAAAAAGAACACGGCTATTTGCTGTTTCAGGATATAGACTGGCATCCTTTCGGCAAAAGATACTCCATCAAAGCACGCTATGCCTTTTTTGATACGCCCACTTACAATACCCGCATCTACGCCTACGAAAATGATGTTCTGTACAGCTATTCCGTGCCGCCCTACTATGGCAGAGGCACGCGCTGGTATGCGGTGCTGCGCTATAAAGTGCTCCGCAATTTAGATATATGGTTGCGCTATGCCCGCACCGACTTCGACGACCGCACTGTTATTAGCTCGGGCAACAACCAAATCAACGGCTCTGCCCGCGATGATGTACGCGCACAAATCCGCTGGAAATTTTAA
- a CDS encoding DUF2384 domain-containing protein produces MIKQYEEKLDEEIVVFFKSSEIEVSEPITYEKFLEDKMLIIKSIRVGIPYSLFDLIQDYTPFSESNWANFLDISTKSLQRYRNSAVHHRFKPIHSEKIIEMAEVTKAGLDVFDNMEKLKLWLNTPNYALGNLKPIELLKDSYGKELVISELTRISHGILV; encoded by the coding sequence ATGATTAAACAATATGAAGAAAAACTTGACGAAGAAATAGTTGTTTTTTTTAAATCAAGTGAAATAGAAGTCAGTGAACCAATTACATACGAGAAATTTTTAGAGGATAAAATGCTCATTATAAAGTCTATCAGGGTAGGTATTCCGTATTCATTATTTGACTTAATTCAAGATTATACCCCATTTTCTGAAAGCAATTGGGCTAATTTTCTTGACATCTCGACAAAATCATTGCAGAGGTATAGAAATTCTGCTGTACATCATCGCTTCAAACCAATACATTCTGAAAAAATAATTGAAATGGCAGAAGTTACCAAAGCAGGACTTGATGTATTTGATAATATGGAAAAACTAAAACTATGGTTAAACACTCCAAATTATGCTTTAGGAAATCTAAAACCAATAGAATTATTGAAGGATTCTTATGGAAAAGAATTAGTCATTAGTGAATTAACCCGAATCAGTCACGGAATTTTGGTGTAG
- a CDS encoding RES family NAD+ phosphorylase — translation MEVFRLAQEKYATPLSGKGAAIKGARWNPIGVELIYTAQNRSLAMAEVAVHFTLATLPEDYMMITINIPDEIEINELTETGLPMNWKEFPHPISTQKIGNDFVAENKYCVLKIPSVVTKGDFNLLINPNHKDFNKISITKIEKFPFDKRIFE, via the coding sequence ATGGAAGTATTTAGGCTTGCACAGGAAAAATATGCGACACCGCTATCTGGAAAAGGAGCTGCTATTAAAGGAGCGAGATGGAATCCAATAGGTGTTGAGTTGATTTATACCGCTCAGAATAGGTCGCTGGCGATGGCAGAAGTTGCAGTTCATTTTACGCTGGCAACTTTACCGGAAGATTATATGATGATAACAATAAATATTCCTGACGAGATTGAAATAAACGAATTAACAGAAACTGGCTTACCAATGAATTGGAAGGAATTTCCGCATCCAATTTCTACTCAAAAAATCGGGAATGACTTCGTGGCAGAAAATAAATATTGTGTTTTAAAAATACCATCTGTTGTTACAAAGGGTGATTTTAATTTGCTTATCAACCCTAACCACAAAGACTTTAATAAAATATCAATAACAAAAATTGAAAAATTTCCATTTGACAAGAGAATATTTGAATAA
- a CDS encoding TonB-dependent receptor produces the protein MRFFYYIFLWNLVLCGAASSSDVQAQVAKNTVSGYIRDAESGETLIGVAVYAPRYAQGTSSNAYGFYSLTLPADTVTLRVSYIGYQTFTEKIDLRKAQTLNINLQPESAELEEVVIKADNYQEQVRSTQMSVNKLTMQDAKMLPALFGEVDIIKTLQLKPGVTNAGEGSSGIYVRGGGPDQNLVLLDEAQVYNPSHLFGFFSSFNSDAVKSVELFKGGFPAEYGGKLSSVLDVKLNEGNDKRWAGSGGIGSVASRLTLEGPIVKGKSSFIVSARRTYVDLLTRAINKANEDKESEEDYVPIPNYYFYDLNIKTHYDFSQKDKLYASAFFSRDVFTFALQDLRFKFSWGNRAATLRWNHVFNPKLFLNTTLTYSGYDYEIDNKFGDFSFLLGSGIKDVALKTDFLYAPSAKHTVKFGAVANHRIFDVSRLSTDSPNDEFEVDLGETLEAQEYGVYISDDIVLSSRVQLNTGLRLSGFSSDSKFYSGAEPRFSLRYSLSENVSFKAAYTQMYQYVHLVANSAASLPTDVWYPSTQKVKPQNSRQIGLGITWKINDQWLFTNEPYYKWLNQQVDFRDGAQLFVNENLEEEFVFGKGYAYGNEIYLERTAGKLRGWVSYTWSQSWRDFEDINGGKRFHPRNDRTHDLSVVVMYELNKRLTFTGTFVYNTGTAYSLPTGRYYLQDPLAANPAGSDYTLPISVVPVYEGRNTFRLPAYHRMDLGLVWKQNTKKFQSDLTFSVYNAYNRRNPYFIFFKEKTREVEVNGETKLERVGFTPTQVSLFPIIPAVTYNFKF, from the coding sequence ATGCGTTTTTTTTATTATATCTTTCTATGGAATTTGGTGCTGTGTGGAGCAGCATCGTCATCTGATGTGCAGGCGCAAGTTGCCAAAAATACCGTAAGCGGCTATATACGCGATGCCGAAAGCGGCGAAACTCTCATCGGAGTGGCGGTATATGCGCCGCGCTACGCACAGGGCACCAGCAGCAATGCTTATGGCTTTTACAGCCTCACTTTGCCCGCCGACACCGTGACGCTGCGGGTGAGCTATATCGGCTACCAAACTTTTACTGAAAAAATAGATTTGCGAAAAGCCCAAACCCTGAATATCAATCTGCAACCCGAAAGTGCGGAATTGGAGGAGGTAGTGATAAAAGCGGATAATTATCAGGAGCAAGTGCGCTCTACGCAAATGAGCGTAAACAAACTCACGATGCAAGATGCCAAAATGCTGCCCGCGTTGTTTGGCGAAGTGGATATTATCAAAACGCTGCAACTCAAACCCGGTGTTACCAATGCCGGCGAAGGTTCTTCGGGCATTTATGTGCGCGGCGGCGGACCTGACCAAAATTTGGTGCTGCTTGATGAAGCGCAGGTATATAATCCTTCGCATTTGTTCGGATTTTTCAGTTCTTTTAATTCCGATGCCGTAAAAAGTGTGGAGTTGTTTAAGGGCGGATTTCCGGCAGAATACGGCGGCAAGCTGAGTTCGGTATTAGATGTAAAACTCAACGAAGGCAACGACAAACGCTGGGCAGGAAGCGGCGGTATCGGCTCGGTGGCTTCGCGCCTTACTTTGGAGGGACCTATTGTAAAAGGAAAATCTTCTTTTATTGTATCGGCTCGCCGCACTTATGTAGATTTGCTCACACGCGCCATCAATAAAGCCAACGAAGATAAAGAAAGTGAGGAAGATTATGTACCGATTCCGAATTATTATTTTTATGATTTGAACATCAAAACGCACTACGATTTCAGCCAAAAAGATAAATTGTATGCCAGTGCTTTTTTCAGCCGCGATGTATTTACTTTTGCTTTGCAGGATTTAAGATTTAAATTTTCGTGGGGCAACCGCGCTGCCACTTTGCGCTGGAATCATGTATTTAATCCAAAATTATTCCTCAATACTACGCTCACTTACTCCGGCTACGATTATGAAATAGATAATAAATTTGGTGATTTCAGTTTTTTGCTGGGGTCGGGTATTAAAGATGTAGCACTTAAAACCGACTTTTTATATGCTCCGAGTGCCAAGCATACCGTTAAATTCGGAGCTGTTGCCAATCATCGTATTTTTGATGTGTCGCGCTTGAGTACCGACAGCCCCAATGATGAATTTGAAGTGGATTTGGGCGAAACCTTAGAAGCTCAGGAATACGGCGTTTATATATCAGACGACATCGTGCTGAGTAGCCGCGTGCAACTCAATACCGGTTTGCGGCTTTCGGGTTTTTCCAGCGATAGCAAATTTTATAGCGGAGCAGAGCCGCGTTTTTCGCTGCGCTATTCGCTCTCCGAAAATGTGTCGTTCAAAGCCGCCTATACTCAAATGTATCAGTATGTGCATTTGGTGGCTAATTCGGCGGCTTCTTTGCCAACCGATGTGTGGTATCCCTCTACCCAAAAAGTAAAACCGCAAAACAGCCGACAAATAGGATTGGGCATTACATGGAAAATTAATGACCAGTGGCTTTTTACCAACGAACCTTATTATAAATGGCTCAATCAGCAAGTAGATTTTCGTGATGGCGCACAGTTGTTTGTCAATGAAAACTTGGAAGAAGAATTTGTTTTCGGAAAAGGCTACGCCTACGGCAATGAGATATATTTGGAGCGCACCGCCGGAAAATTGCGCGGTTGGGTGAGCTACACTTGGTCGCAGTCGTGGCGCGATTTTGAAGACATCAACGGTGGCAAGCGTTTTCACCCGCGCAACGACCGCACCCACGATCTTTCTGTGGTGGTGATGTACGAACTCAACAAACGCCTCACCTTCACCGGAACTTTTGTATATAATACCGGAACTGCCTACTCTTTGCCCACCGGACGCTACTATCTGCAAGACCCGCTCGCCGCCAACCCCGCCGGCTCTGATTATACTTTACCCATTTCGGTAGTACCTGTTTACGAAGGACGCAATACTTTCCGTTTGCCCGCCTATCATCGTATGGATTTGGGATTGGTATGGAAACAAAACACCAAAAAATTTCAATCGGATTTAACTTTCAGTGTTTATAATGCCTATAATCGCCGCAATCCGTATTTTATATTTTTCAAAGAAAAAACCCGTGAAGTAGAAGTAAACGGCGAAACCAAATTAGAAAGGGTCGGATTTACGCCCACGCAAGTTTCTTTATTTCCGATTATTCCGGCGGTTACTTATAATTTTAAATTTTAG
- the eno gene encoding phosphopyruvate hydratase, with amino-acid sequence MSNISTIHARQILDSRGNPTVEVEVYTEDGSMGRAAVPSGASTGAHEAVELRDGGKVYLGKGVSKAVEHVNDLIADELEGVEVTEQQYIDNLLLDLDGTDNKKKLGANAILAVSLAVAKAAAEDCGQSLYRYVGGVQAHTLPIPMMNIINGGSHADNSLDFQEFMIMPVGADTFGEALRMGVETFHHLKKVLHDKGYSTNVGDEGGFAPNLSSHEEALDTIMLAIEKAGYKAGSDIMLALDVASTEFYDEKTGIYHLKDSSGKKLKAEELVQYYADLLKKYPIVSIEDGLAEDDWKGWNLLTATLGKKMQLVGDDLFVTNVKRLQKGIEAGIANAILVKVNQIGSLTETIAAVNLATRNCYNSVMSHRSGETEDSTIADLAVALNTGQIKTGSASRSDRIAKYNQLLRIEEELDDVAYYPGKKYRFF; translated from the coding sequence ATGAGCAATATCAGCACTATTCATGCGCGACAAATATTGGATTCGCGCGGCAACCCTACCGTAGAGGTAGAAGTATATACCGAAGATGGCTCTATGGGGCGTGCCGCCGTGCCGTCGGGGGCTTCTACCGGTGCGCACGAAGCCGTAGAATTGCGCGATGGCGGCAAAGTCTATCTGGGCAAAGGCGTTTCCAAAGCTGTTGAACACGTCAATGACCTCATCGCCGATGAACTCGAGGGTGTAGAAGTGACCGAACAACAATATATTGATAATTTATTGCTCGACCTCGACGGCACGGACAATAAAAAGAAACTCGGAGCGAATGCAATTCTCGCCGTATCGCTGGCGGTAGCAAAAGCCGCCGCCGAAGATTGCGGGCAGTCGCTATATCGTTATGTGGGCGGCGTGCAGGCGCATACGCTCCCTATTCCGATGATGAACATCATCAATGGCGGCTCTCACGCCGACAACAGCCTTGATTTTCAGGAGTTTATGATTATGCCCGTAGGTGCAGATACTTTCGGCGAAGCTCTGCGCATGGGCGTTGAAACCTTTCATCACCTCAAAAAAGTATTACACGACAAAGGCTACTCCACCAATGTAGGCGACGAAGGCGGCTTTGCGCCCAATCTTTCTTCGCACGAGGAAGCCTTAGATACCATCATGCTCGCCATAGAAAAAGCGGGCTACAAAGCCGGCTCTGATATTATGCTGGCGTTAGATGTCGCTTCTACTGAGTTTTATGACGAAAAAACAGGGATTTACCATCTCAAAGATTCCAGTGGCAAAAAACTGAAAGCAGAAGAATTGGTACAATATTATGCGGATTTGCTCAAAAAATACCCGATTGTATCTATTGAAGACGGCTTGGCGGAAGATGATTGGAAAGGTTGGAATTTGCTTACTGCCACTTTGGGTAAAAAAATGCAGTTGGTGGGTGATGATTTGTTTGTAACCAATGTAAAACGCCTTCAAAAAGGAATAGAAGCCGGTATTGCCAATGCTATTTTGGTAAAAGTAAATCAAATCGGATCGCTCACCGAAACCATCGCCGCCGTAAATTTGGCTACCCGCAACTGCTACAATAGCGTAATGAGCCACCGCAGTGGTGAAACCGAAGACAGCACCATCGCCGACTTAGCCGTAGCCCTCAACACTGGACAAATAAAAACCGGCTCGGCTTCGCGCTCCGACCGTATCGCAAAATACAACCAGTTGCTGCGTATTGAAGAGGAATTGGACGATGTCGCCTATTATCCGGGCAAAAAATACCGCTTCTTTTAA
- a CDS encoding Lrp/AsnC ligand binding domain-containing protein: MEAKNYEFDNLDLKILSLLIENGNMPYTEVAQQVHTSGGTVHVRMRKLEEIGIVKKMQLVVDYQKLGYDVTAYLGIYLNKSSQYRDVVQGLNEIPEIVECHYTTGNYSMFVKVICRDTRHLREVLSEKIQTIEGIQRTETLISLENSIDRPLKFWDDSATSAL, encoded by the coding sequence ATGGAAGCTAAAAATTATGAATTTGATAATTTGGATTTAAAGATTTTATCGCTGTTGATAGAAAACGGCAATATGCCCTATACTGAAGTGGCGCAGCAGGTGCATACTTCGGGCGGCACGGTGCATGTGCGTATGCGAAAATTGGAAGAAATAGGAATCGTAAAAAAGATGCAGTTGGTGGTAGATTATCAAAAATTAGGCTATGATGTAACGGCTTATCTGGGAATTTATCTCAACAAAAGCTCTCAATATCGCGATGTGGTGCAAGGCTTAAACGAAATTCCAGAAATTGTGGAGTGCCATTATACCACCGGCAATTACAGTATGTTTGTGAAGGTGATTTGTCGCGATACTCGCCACCTGCGCGAAGTGCTGTCTGAAAAAATTCAAACCATAGAAGGCATACAACGCACCGAAACTCTGATTTCTTTGGAAAACAGTATCGACCGCCCCCTTAAATTTTGGGACGATTCTGCTACCTCCGCATTATGA
- a CDS encoding tetratricopeptide repeat protein, with amino-acid sequence MRKFLNSFACIITFLVFANAQAQTWQDAMKMLDMEQYTNAGKNFEAVAAKDPTPENLYYLGYYHLKMYPVDSNETHIATAKSKFQEGITKDPKFPLNYVGLGAVAMQEMNKDEAHKNFDKAIAMTKYKDPDVLYRVGEAYLMFDYKEPDQAAIVLEKALEKHAKRGDIHLVTGDAYQALGNSGKANGHYDQAILLNPQSARAYIQSGKILVRAKNYQEALNLYKKGIAADPNYAPGYRELGELYYAAGQYSEAVANYKKYTGMADTSPEARYKYAAFLFLNKDYATALDELTKLKGELNYPAMYRLLGYSHYELGNFDKGVEELETFFKKSPKEKILSSDYEYLGRLQLKAGKDTAQAISNLVKVAQQDTAKVGIWEDLGKMYLDKKDYTKAAQYLSDYLKNSKNASAGSYVRLGQSYYFAKDYTKSDSVFATLNTVKPDYAYGFYWKARTTGKVSDPESYASVPAYEKLVELVLAQNASNDYKKELVEAYAYLGSYQLNKMNDRAKAESLWNEGLKIDPANKAINDRLTELRSGQ; translated from the coding sequence ATGAGAAAATTCTTGAATTCTTTTGCTTGTATCATCACATTTTTAGTATTTGCCAATGCTCAGGCACAAACTTGGCAAGATGCAATGAAAATGCTGGATATGGAGCAATACACCAATGCCGGCAAAAATTTTGAAGCCGTAGCTGCCAAAGATCCTACCCCCGAAAATTTATACTATCTGGGATATTATCACCTCAAAATGTATCCTGTGGATTCCAACGAAACACATATTGCCACCGCCAAATCCAAATTTCAGGAAGGTATCACCAAAGACCCCAAGTTTCCTTTGAACTATGTGGGATTAGGTGCGGTAGCGATGCAGGAAATGAATAAAGATGAAGCCCATAAAAACTTTGATAAGGCGATTGCAATGACCAAATACAAAGACCCCGATGTGTTGTATCGTGTGGGCGAAGCGTATTTGATGTTTGATTACAAAGAACCCGACCAAGCGGCGATTGTGCTGGAAAAAGCCCTCGAAAAACACGCCAAACGCGGCGATATTCATTTGGTGACGGGCGATGCGTATCAGGCACTCGGCAATAGCGGCAAAGCCAACGGACACTACGATCAGGCTATTTTGCTCAATCCGCAATCGGCAAGAGCCTACATTCAGTCGGGTAAAATTTTAGTGCGTGCCAAAAACTATCAGGAAGCACTCAACCTGTACAAAAAAGGCATTGCCGCCGACCCCAATTATGCACCCGGCTACCGCGAACTCGGCGAATTGTATTATGCCGCCGGACAATACAGCGAAGCCGTTGCCAACTACAAAAAATACACCGGAATGGCAGATACAAGCCCAGAAGCACGCTACAAATATGCTGCTTTCTTGTTTTTGAATAAAGACTATGCCACCGCCCTCGATGAACTCACCAAACTCAAAGGCGAATTGAATTATCCGGCGATGTATCGCTTGCTGGGCTACTCTCACTACGAGTTGGGCAATTTTGACAAAGGAGTAGAAGAATTAGAAACCTTTTTCAAAAAATCCCCCAAAGAAAAAATCCTCTCGAGCGATTACGAATATTTGGGACGTTTGCAGCTCAAAGCAGGCAAAGATACCGCACAAGCCATCTCCAATTTAGTGAAAGTAGCCCAACAAGATACCGCTAAAGTGGGCATTTGGGAAGATTTGGGCAAAATGTATTTAGATAAAAAAGATTATACCAAAGCAGCCCAATATCTGAGCGATTATTTGAAAAACTCAAAAAATGCTTCTGCCGGTTCTTATGTGCGTTTGGGTCAAAGTTATTATTTTGCCAAAGACTACACCAAATCCGACAGCGTATTTGCCACACTCAACACCGTAAAACCTGACTATGCTTATGGTTTTTACTGGAAAGCCCGCACAACAGGCAAAGTTTCTGACCCTGAAAGCTACGCTTCAGTACCCGCCTACGAAAAATTGGTGGAGTTGGTGCTGGCGCAAAATGCAAGCAATGATTATAAAAAAGAATTAGTAGAAGCCTACGCTTATTTGGGCAGCTATCAACTCAATAAAATGAACGACCGCGCCAAAGCCGAAAGTTTGTGGAACGAAGGTTTGAAAATAGACCCTGCCAACAAAGCCATCAACGACAGGCTCACCGAATTGCGCAGTGGGCAGTAA
- a CDS encoding substrate-binding domain-containing protein: protein MRYSHRYFVAVLFFIITVAACNSSDSSGSKTLDSATQGNISIAADESFEPLLHSEIRVFESIYKYAHLRLMSGTENEAIQALLNDSVRLAFVGRDFNEQEKAAFKQQSLLPRSNKFAVDAVCLIVNKKNNDTLLTLAQIATLLDGKAPRWSDLQHGGLKDSVRIVLDNNHSSNLHYLEQRFQIAADNSAAKRIFAAKSNNEVIEYVKKNPAAMGIIGLSWISDKSDTIMRSFNKDIGVVAVADMEKPSYNKDDYHRPFQYELLQGNYPLTRDIYILSREARAGLGTGFSSFLLGDKGQRVVLQAGLLPVTQPIRAVQLKNQDIEVE, encoded by the coding sequence ATGCGCTATTCTCATCGTTATTTCGTTGCTGTTTTGTTTTTTATCATCACCGTAGCGGCTTGTAATTCCTCCGACTCCTCCGGCTCCAAAACCCTCGACTCTGCTACGCAAGGCAACATTTCCATTGCTGCCGACGAATCCTTTGAGCCTTTGCTACACTCCGAAATTCGGGTGTTCGAGAGCATCTACAAATATGCACACCTCCGCTTGATGAGCGGCACTGAAAACGAAGCCATACAAGCCCTGCTCAACGACAGCGTGCGGCTGGCATTTGTGGGGCGCGATTTTAATGAGCAGGAAAAAGCCGCTTTCAAACAGCAAAGCCTCCTGCCGCGCTCCAACAAATTCGCCGTTGATGCCGTGTGCTTAATCGTCAATAAAAAAAACAACGACACCCTCCTTACGCTTGCCCAAATCGCCACCCTCTTGGACGGCAAAGCCCCGCGCTGGAGCGACCTCCAACACGGCGGACTTAAAGACTCGGTGCGCATAGTGCTTGACAATAACCACTCCAGTAATTTGCACTATTTGGAGCAGCGTTTTCAAATAGCCGCCGACAACAGCGCAGCCAAACGTATTTTTGCTGCTAAATCCAACAACGAAGTGATAGAATATGTGAAAAAAAATCCCGCTGCTATGGGCATTATCGGCTTAAGCTGGATTAGCGACAAAAGCGATACCATTATGCGCAGTTTCAACAAAGACATCGGCGTGGTGGCGGTGGCAGATATGGAAAAACCCTCCTACAACAAAGACGATTACCACCGCCCTTTCCAATACGAACTCCTGCAAGGCAACTACCCGCTCACTCGCGATATATATATTTTGAGCCGCGAAGCACGCGCCGGCTTGGGTACGGGTTTTTCTTCTTTTTTGCTCGGTGATAAAGGACAACGGGTAGTGCTGCAAGCCGGACTTTTACCGGTTACACAGCCCATTCGTGCCGTACAACTCAAAAATCAGGATATAGAAGTAGAGTAA
- the raiA gene encoding ribosome-associated translation inhibitor RaiA translates to MNLNIHAVHFAADGRLLTLIEKKVERLRNYFDKILDVEVFLKLENLSSPVRDKVVSIKVHVPGGQFFAEEQSKLFEEAVELSMYSLRRQITKHKEKLRP, encoded by the coding sequence ATGAACCTAAACATTCACGCCGTGCATTTTGCGGCAGATGGCAGATTATTGACTTTGATTGAGAAAAAAGTGGAGCGTTTGAGAAATTATTTTGACAAGATTTTAGATGTGGAAGTATTTTTGAAATTAGAAAACTTATCCTCGCCGGTGCGCGACAAAGTGGTTTCTATTAAAGTGCATGTACCCGGCGGGCAGTTTTTTGCCGAAGAACAGAGCAAACTATTTGAAGAAGCCGTAGAATTAAGTATGTACTCACTGCGCCGCCAAATAACCAAACACAAAGAAAAACTGAGGCCGTGA